A window from Candidatus Paceibacterota bacterium encodes these proteins:
- a CDS encoding type II secretion system protein, whose translation MKAKKDFICCTIKKVKKTKVKVPKKGFTLIEVLVVIGIIAILAAVVLVAVNPSRQFKLARDSQRVSNVNALLNAIHQNMAEHRGMFVCGGVTRVLPSTARVVKTASSSPEDEGDIASCLVPDYLSSLPVDPSMTNAHFSDATDYDTGYVIYKDINNRITASSTGELTTSISVTR comes from the coding sequence ATGAAAGCAAAAAAAGATTTTATATGTTGCACGATCAAGAAGGTCAAAAAAACTAAGGTCAAAGTTCCAAAGAAAGGTTTTACTTTGATAGAAGTTCTAGTGGTTATAGGTATCATTGCTATCTTAGCGGCGGTTGTTTTGGTAGCAGTCAATCCTTCAAGACAATTCAAGTTGGCTCGTGATTCTCAGAGAGTTAGTAATGTAAATGCTTTATTGAATGCTATTCATCAAAATATGGCTGAACATCGTGGAATGTTTGTCTGTGGTGGTGTTACAAGGGTCTTACCAAGTACTGCTAGGGTAGTCAAAACAGCTTCTTCTTCACCAGAAGATGAAGGTGACATAGCTTCTTGCTTGGTGCCAGACTATTTATCTTCTTTACCAGTTGATCCTTCAATGACCAACGCTCATTTTTCTGACGCAACAGATTATGATACCGGATATGTTATTTATAAGGATATAAACAATCGCATTACTGCTAGTTCAACAGGTGAGTTGACCACATCTATATCAGTGACACGTTGA
- a CDS encoding serine hydrolase yields the protein MTVNRKFIILWLSCFILIVFALFVKFSDSLFQDKTSKVLDTIPVQIDAVPDSSFYSQEQIDKQKKAVVPVKPPVSARAYLVGNVETGKVYMEKNSKLVLPVASMSKLITSIESLDTMSSTTEITITESMLGLSDSVNLKAEEKFTVSELLHVLLLNSSNVAAEALASSTDRKKFLDIMPSYAWEVGMPVTYFADPSGIDPHNVSSASDFFALARYLYKLRPDILAITKTTDYILATTTDHGYHSLFNIHPFVRDPNFLGGKTGHTDEAKDTMLTIIKIGDQPVAVIVLSSDNRKADTAYLIGQVKAMRISNY from the coding sequence ATGACAGTTAATCGAAAATTTATAATTCTCTGGTTATCTTGTTTTATTCTTATAGTTTTTGCTCTATTCGTTAAATTTTCCGATTCTTTGTTTCAAGATAAAACATCAAAAGTTTTAGATACTATTCCAGTGCAAATAGATGCTGTCCCCGATAGTTCTTTCTATTCTCAGGAACAGATTGATAAACAAAAGAAAGCGGTTGTTCCGGTCAAACCACCAGTTTCTGCTAGAGCTTATTTGGTCGGAAATGTTGAAACTGGGAAGGTTTACATGGAGAAGAATTCCAAATTAGTGTTACCAGTAGCTTCCATGTCAAAGTTGATTACATCTATAGAATCTTTGGATACGATGTCCTCAACCACAGAGATCACTATTACCGAAAGTATGCTCGGACTATCTGATTCAGTCAATTTGAAAGCTGAAGAGAAATTCACTGTTTCGGAATTACTCCATGTATTATTGCTCAATTCTTCAAATGTTGCTGCAGAAGCTCTAGCATCCTCTACAGATAGAAAGAAATTTTTGGACATCATGCCAAGTTATGCTTGGGAAGTTGGAATGCCTGTAACTTATTTCGCTGATCCTTCTGGTATAGATCCGCATAATGTGTCATCAGCTAGCGATTTCTTTGCATTAGCAAGATATCTATACAAGTTGCGTCCAGATATTCTCGCTATAACCAAGACAACCGATTATATATTGGCCACGACAACTGACCATGGATATCATAGTCTATTCAATATTCATCCTTTTGTAAGAGATCCCAACTTTCTTGGTGGCAAAACAGGTCATACAGATGAAGCTAAAGATACGATGCTAACCATTATTAAAATTGGAGATCAACCTGTAGCAGTTATCGTACTTTCGTCGGATAATAGAAAAGCGGATACGGCGTATCTCATAGGACAGGTTAAGGCAATGAGAATTTCTAATTACTAA
- a CDS encoding HAD-IIB family hydrolase has translation MSDFSKKLVIFDLDGTLTKSKSPIEPVMADLISKLLVTTKVAIISGGGYPQFQTQFISKIPSASENYGNLLLLPTSGTKLYVWKGDWQEQYAENLEQKEKAKIMTALNLILNSSAYEKPAVVYGDLIEDRGSQITFSALGQKAPVELKYAWDPTRKKREYIASLLMPKIPEFDIRVGGATSVDITRKGVNKAYGIRKLEQYLKLSVDDILFVGDALFYGGNDYPAKTTGVDCISVKGPEETEALIRSWI, from the coding sequence ATGTCAGACTTTTCCAAAAAACTAGTGATATTTGACCTTGATGGTACTTTAACAAAAAGTAAATCTCCTATTGAACCAGTTATGGCCGATCTTATAAGCAAACTTTTAGTCACGACAAAAGTTGCAATAATTTCCGGTGGTGGTTACCCTCAATTTCAAACACAGTTTATAAGCAAAATACCTAGTGCTTCAGAAAATTACGGTAATCTTTTGCTCTTACCGACTTCTGGTACAAAACTTTATGTCTGGAAAGGAGATTGGCAAGAACAATATGCGGAAAATTTAGAACAAAAAGAAAAAGCTAAGATTATGACTGCTTTGAACTTGATCTTAAATAGTTCTGCTTACGAAAAACCTGCCGTTGTCTACGGCGATCTCATAGAAGATCGTGGTTCACAAATCACTTTTTCTGCTCTTGGACAAAAAGCTCCCGTAGAACTGAAATATGCTTGGGATCCAACCAGAAAGAAGCGTGAATATATCGCTTCACTTTTGATGCCAAAGATTCCAGAATTTGATATTAGAGTCGGTGGTGCTACATCAGTAGATATAACTAGAAAAGGAGTGAATAAGGCTTACGGTATCCGCAAACTAGAGCAATATCTGAAACTATCCGTTGATGATATTTTATTTGTTGGTGATGCCCTATTCTATGGTGGTAACGATTATCCTGCCAAGACAACTGGTGTAGATTGTATTTCAGTAAAAGGTCCAGAAGAAACGGAGGCTTTGATAAGAAGTTGGATATGA